The proteins below come from a single Streptomyces sp. SCSIO 75703 genomic window:
- a CDS encoding cytochrome P450: MNDQTPPESSGGGCPVAHGGGATRLYGPEAATDPHGIYARLRKEHGTVAPVLLEGDVPAWLVLGYRENRRVLDNPLQFSRDSRIWRDFAEGRVEPTSPLMQMVGWRPDCVSQDGEPHRRLRGAVTDNIYAVAGRGIRRHATHFANKLIDAFAVSGRADLVEDFAEYLPMLVLTRVFGLAEREGRSLAESSSLVLKGGADALTHNDRIMAILGELAARKREEPGSDFTTGLIEHQAGLDEDEIVNHLRLVLITAHTMTSNVLARVLQMILTDTSWLSGLVSGQLTLASVVEEVMWNQPPLTVLPGRFATADLELGGCPVKEGDLLVLGLAAGNHDPEIRPDAGVSVQGNASHLAFSAGPHECPAQNIGQAIIETAVDVLIHRLPGLRLAVPPAELTSTASTWESRLDHLPVEFAV; encoded by the coding sequence ATGAACGACCAGACCCCGCCCGAGTCCTCCGGCGGCGGGTGCCCCGTCGCCCACGGCGGCGGAGCCACCCGGCTCTACGGCCCGGAGGCGGCGACCGACCCCCACGGCATCTACGCGCGGCTGCGCAAGGAGCACGGCACGGTCGCCCCCGTGCTGCTGGAGGGCGACGTCCCCGCCTGGCTGGTCCTCGGCTACCGGGAGAACCGGCGGGTGCTGGACAACCCGCTCCAGTTCAGCCGGGATTCGAGGATCTGGCGGGACTTCGCCGAAGGACGGGTGGAGCCGACGTCGCCGCTCATGCAGATGGTGGGCTGGCGGCCGGACTGCGTCTCGCAGGACGGCGAACCGCACCGCCGGCTGCGCGGGGCCGTCACCGACAACATCTACGCGGTCGCCGGGCGGGGCATCCGCCGCCACGCCACCCACTTCGCCAACAAGCTGATCGACGCGTTCGCCGTCTCCGGACGCGCCGATCTGGTCGAGGACTTCGCCGAGTACCTGCCGATGCTGGTGCTCACCCGGGTCTTCGGCCTGGCCGAGCGGGAGGGCCGCAGCCTGGCCGAGTCCAGCAGCCTGGTCCTCAAGGGCGGGGCGGACGCCCTCACGCACAACGACCGCATCATGGCGATCCTCGGCGAACTCGCCGCCCGCAAGCGGGAGGAGCCCGGTTCGGACTTCACCACCGGGCTCATCGAGCACCAGGCCGGGCTCGACGAGGACGAGATCGTCAACCACCTGCGGCTGGTGCTGATCACCGCCCACACCATGACCAGCAACGTGCTGGCGCGGGTGCTGCAGATGATCCTCACCGACACCTCGTGGCTCTCCGGGCTGGTCAGCGGCCAGCTCACCCTGGCCAGCGTGGTCGAGGAGGTGATGTGGAACCAGCCGCCGCTGACGGTGCTGCCGGGGCGGTTCGCCACCGCCGACCTGGAACTGGGCGGCTGCCCGGTCAAGGAGGGGGACCTGCTGGTGCTGGGCCTCGCGGCCGGCAACCACGATCCGGAGATCCGCCCGGACGCCGGGGTCTCGGTCCAGGGCAACGCCTCGCACCTGGCCTTCAGCGCGGGCCCGCACGAATGCCCCGCGCAGAACATCGGCCAGGCCATCATCGAGACGGCGGTGGACGTCCTGATCCACCGCCTGCCGGGACTGCGGCTCGCCGTCCCGCCGGCCGAACTCACGTCCACCGCCTCCACCTGGGAGTCGCGGCTGGACCACCTTCCGGTCGAGTTCGCCGTCTGA
- a CDS encoding VOC family protein encodes MALVTAGTVVLDCAEPERLAAFSADLLDARETGASADRIEIRAADGVRMAFRRDANATPPSWPRPENSLQAHLDFVAADLDAAERRVVALGGRPVEAGHTPGPYEERGFCDPAGHSFTLRRGAPPTAPKQG; translated from the coding sequence ATGGCACTGGTGACCGCGGGCACGGTGGTGCTGGACTGCGCCGAGCCCGAGAGACTCGCCGCGTTCTCCGCGGACCTGCTGGACGCGCGGGAGACCGGGGCGAGCGCCGACCGGATCGAGATCAGGGCGGCGGACGGCGTCCGCATGGCCTTCCGCCGGGACGCCAACGCCACCCCGCCGAGCTGGCCCCGCCCGGAGAACTCCCTCCAGGCCCACCTGGACTTCGTCGCGGCGGACCTCGACGCGGCGGAGCGCCGGGTGGTGGCGCTGGGCGGTCGCCCGGTCGAGGCCGGCCACACGCCCGGCCCGTACGAGGAGCGCGGCTTCTGCGATCCGGCGGGCCACTCCTTCACGCTGCGCCGGGGCGCCCCGCCGACGGCGCCCAAGCAGGGCTGA
- a CDS encoding DUF4235 domain-containing protein: MGKKKQKLPLAYQPAGLVLGWLGGALAGLAFQRTWKLIRHEDDAPEPLDPDRGWGEILLAAAVQGAIFAVVRSAVDRTGAKAIARSTGTWPVSGKKSGKDGGAGEGA; the protein is encoded by the coding sequence GTGGGCAAGAAGAAGCAGAAGCTGCCCCTCGCCTACCAGCCCGCCGGCCTGGTACTGGGCTGGCTGGGCGGCGCGCTGGCCGGACTGGCCTTCCAGCGGACCTGGAAGCTGATCCGGCACGAGGACGACGCCCCCGAGCCCCTGGACCCGGACCGGGGCTGGGGTGAGATCCTGCTCGCCGCGGCGGTGCAGGGCGCCATCTTCGCGGTGGTGCGCAGCGCCGTGGACCGCACGGGCGCCAAGGCGATCGCCCGTTCCACGGGCACCTGGCCGGTGAGCGGGAAGAAGTCCGGCAAGGACGGGGGCGCCGGCGAGGGCGCGTGA
- a CDS encoding 7-epi-alpha-eudesmol synthase, with amino-acid sequence MPQDVRFDMPFDTPVSPHLATARERHLRWVRETGLVRSRAGFEEYQSWDLSEAAARTYPHASADDMVVLMNWFSLAFLFDDQFDASRPDRADRIAEVARELIATPLRPAGTEPRVVCPITLAWAEVWAQLSDGMSLTWQTRFAASWGRFLVAHCEEVDLAARGLEGKLGLDEYAVFRRRTVGIHHSIDAGERSRRFEVPPAVMGHPLMERMRDLAADTIGFMNDIHSFERERRRGDGHNLIAVLHRERGCSWDEAADEAYRMTRTALDEYLALEAEIPRMCDELGLGAEERERVWMGVEAIRHWINGNYEWALTSGRYAASKEGPVATAEQAGRGSVDDLLSV; translated from the coding sequence ATGCCTCAGGACGTCCGGTTCGACATGCCCTTCGACACGCCCGTCAGTCCGCACCTGGCGACCGCCCGCGAGCGCCACCTGCGCTGGGTGCGCGAGACAGGGCTGGTACGCAGCCGGGCAGGTTTCGAGGAATACCAATCCTGGGACCTCTCCGAGGCGGCGGCCCGCACCTACCCCCACGCCTCGGCGGACGACATGGTCGTCCTGATGAACTGGTTCTCCCTGGCCTTCCTCTTCGACGACCAGTTCGACGCGAGCCGGCCGGACCGCGCCGACCGCATAGCCGAGGTGGCCCGCGAGCTGATCGCGACCCCGCTGCGCCCCGCGGGCACCGAGCCCCGCGTGGTCTGCCCCATCACCCTGGCCTGGGCCGAGGTCTGGGCGCAGCTCTCGGATGGCATGTCCCTGACCTGGCAGACCCGGTTCGCGGCCTCCTGGGGCCGGTTCCTCGTGGCGCACTGCGAGGAGGTGGACCTGGCCGCCCGGGGGCTGGAGGGCAAGCTCGGCCTCGACGAGTACGCCGTCTTCCGCCGCCGCACGGTCGGCATCCACCACAGCATCGACGCGGGCGAGCGCAGCCGCCGCTTCGAGGTGCCGCCCGCGGTGATGGGCCACCCCCTGATGGAGCGGATGCGGGACCTGGCCGCCGACACCATCGGCTTCATGAACGACATCCACTCCTTCGAACGGGAGCGGCGCCGCGGCGACGGTCACAACCTCATCGCCGTGCTCCACCGGGAGCGGGGGTGTTCCTGGGACGAGGCGGCCGACGAGGCGTACCGGATGACCAGGACGGCCCTGGACGAATACCTCGCCCTGGAGGCCGAGATCCCGCGGATGTGCGACGAACTGGGGCTCGGCGCCGAGGAGCGGGAGCGGGTATGGATGGGCGTGGAGGCCATCCGGCACTGGATCAACGGCAACTACGAATGGGCCCTGACCAGCGGCCGCTACGCGGCGTCGAAGGAGGGCCCGGTGGCCACGGCCGAGCAGGCCGGGCGCGGGTCGGTGGACGACCTGCTGTCGGTGTGA
- a CDS encoding roadblock/LC7 domain-containing protein, which yields MTHQGTDVSWALRDLVESIQEIRFALVASSDGKAITSYGAEDPDDVDRFAAVVAGLQALAQPVAEQFPQHAGQLRLAMIEVDGGHLFVVRAGMETYLGVLAREGLDQGLLGHQMRDLARRMGELLGTTPRLEEHSG from the coding sequence ATGACGCACCAGGGAACAGACGTGAGCTGGGCGCTCCGCGACCTTGTGGAGAGCATCCAGGAGATCCGCTTCGCGCTCGTTGCCTCCAGCGACGGCAAGGCCATCACCTCCTACGGCGCCGAAGACCCCGACGACGTGGACCGGTTCGCCGCCGTGGTGGCCGGCCTCCAGGCACTGGCCCAGCCGGTCGCCGAGCAGTTCCCGCAGCACGCGGGGCAGCTCCGGCTGGCGATGATCGAGGTGGACGGCGGGCACCTCTTCGTGGTCCGCGCCGGCATGGAGACCTACCTCGGCGTCCTCGCCCGCGAGGGCCTCGACCAGGGGCTGCTCGGCCATCAGATGCGGGACCTGGCACGCCGGATGGGTGAACTCCTCGGCACCACTCCGCGCCTGGAGGAGCACTCTGGATGA
- a CDS encoding ATP/GTP-binding protein, whose amino-acid sequence MDFKGFDRSGRPEAGDTRSVKVMIAGGFGTGKTTMVRSVSDIKPLTTEETLTQASADVDHLIGVADKTQTTVSLDFGKISLNDTLMLYLFGTPGQERFWFLWNGLFKGALGAVVLVDTRRLASSFRAIEEMERQNVPFVIALNVFPDSEEYPVDEIRDALDIPPHTPVVAFDARDRSASRDVLVTLIRHLKDRSAAALEPR is encoded by the coding sequence GTGGACTTCAAAGGCTTTGACCGATCCGGGCGGCCGGAGGCCGGGGACACCCGCTCGGTGAAAGTGATGATCGCCGGAGGGTTCGGTACGGGCAAGACCACCATGGTGCGCTCGGTCAGCGACATCAAGCCGCTGACCACGGAGGAGACGCTCACCCAGGCCAGCGCCGACGTCGACCACCTGATCGGGGTCGCCGACAAGACGCAGACCACGGTCAGCCTGGACTTCGGCAAGATCAGCCTCAACGACACACTGATGCTGTACCTGTTCGGAACGCCGGGCCAGGAACGTTTCTGGTTCCTGTGGAACGGCCTGTTCAAGGGCGCGCTCGGCGCGGTCGTCCTGGTGGACACCCGGCGGCTGGCCTCCAGCTTCCGGGCGATCGAGGAGATGGAACGGCAGAACGTGCCCTTCGTCATCGCCCTCAACGTCTTCCCGGACTCCGAGGAGTACCCGGTGGACGAGATCCGGGACGCCCTGGACATCCCCCCGCACACCCCGGTGGTCGCCTTCGACGCCCGTGACCGGTCGGCGAGCCGCGACGTGCTCGTCACCCTCATCCGGCATCTGAAGGACCGGTCGGCCGCCGCACTGGAGCCCCGATGA
- a CDS encoding DUF742 domain-containing protein, translating to MSAPRRPSDPSGLERYYVLTGGRSGPGGSASTLDVATLVVARAVPLPGMQHEHTEILRRCRDPLSVAELGAHLHLPFNILAVLLSDLLQAGRVEARDPIPAHDAGRGPDLALLEEVLSGLQRL from the coding sequence ATGAGTGCTCCCCGCCGACCGTCCGATCCGTCCGGGCTCGAGCGCTACTACGTCCTCACTGGTGGGCGCAGCGGGCCGGGCGGATCGGCGTCGACCCTCGACGTGGCGACCCTCGTCGTCGCCCGTGCCGTTCCTTTACCGGGCATGCAGCACGAACACACGGAGATCCTCCGGCGCTGCCGTGACCCGCTGTCGGTGGCCGAGCTCGGCGCCCACCTCCACCTGCCCTTCAACATTCTCGCGGTGCTGCTGTCGGACCTCTTGCAGGCCGGCCGCGTCGAAGCCCGTGATCCCATCCCGGCACACGACGCCGGTCGCGGGCCCGACCTCGCGCTCCTTGAGGAGGTACTCAGTGGACTTCAAAGGCTTTGA